In Heterodontus francisci isolate sHetFra1 chromosome 48, sHetFra1.hap1, whole genome shotgun sequence, a single window of DNA contains:
- the LOC137357549 gene encoding gamma-aminobutyric acid receptor-associated protein-like, protein MSPAQYVPQSSICKLGKLLNFLKKVSVLPVQVIVEKAPKARIGDLDKKKYLVPSDLTVGQFYFLIRKRIHLRAEDALFFFVNNVIPPTSATMGQLYQEHHEEDFFLYIAYSDESVYGM, encoded by the exons ATGTCTCCTGCTCAGTATGTACCTCAGTCTTCAATTTGTAAACTGGGAAAAttacttaattttttaaaaaaagtctctGTTTTGCCTGTACAGGTGATCGTGGAGAAAGCTCCAAAGGCCAGGATAGGGGACCTCGACAAGAAGAAGTACCTTGTGCCATCTGACCTGACAG TTGGACAGTTCTACTTCCTGATTCGAAAGCGCATTCACCTGCGGGCTGAGGATGCCCTCTTCTTTTTTGTTAACAATGTCATTCCACCAACCAGTGCAACTATGGGGCAGCTCTACCAG GAGCATCATGAAGAAGATTTCTTTTTGTACATCGCTTACAGTGACGAGAGCGTTTATGGAATGTAA